The proteins below come from a single Acidobacteriota bacterium genomic window:
- a CDS encoding LysR family transcriptional regulator, whose amino-acid sequence MDVNLEIRHLKLLAAVAEEGSVTAAGKRLHLTQSALSHQLRDAEERLGTALFLRLGKRMALTAAGTMLVEAAHRILKDLKDAESQVLALNGESHGVIRLSTECYTCYHWLPPVLSSFHALYPNVEISIDMAATNRPAEELLAGNLDVAVMYCPPEHKNLQVAPLCDDELLVVMSPKHRLAARRRIQPQDLEGETLLCYPPRDESTLLLKVLQPAGVTPGRIMEIPLTEAIVEMVAAGAGVAFLAEWSVAPHLESKKIVGRTLGDLGFHRCWYAVTLRNRPEVAYMTEFLNLLTLNGAKYMDSMHVSAAAL is encoded by the coding sequence GTGGATGTGAATCTGGAAATCCGGCATTTGAAGCTGCTGGCTGCCGTCGCGGAAGAAGGCAGCGTCACAGCCGCAGGCAAGAGATTGCACCTGACACAGTCCGCGCTCAGTCACCAGTTGCGGGATGCGGAAGAGCGGCTTGGGACCGCACTTTTTCTGCGCCTCGGTAAGCGCATGGCTCTGACCGCAGCGGGAACCATGCTGGTGGAAGCCGCACACCGCATCCTGAAAGACCTCAAAGACGCGGAGTCGCAGGTGCTCGCGCTCAACGGAGAGAGTCATGGTGTAATCCGGCTGAGCACCGAGTGCTACACCTGCTATCACTGGCTACCGCCGGTACTGTCGAGCTTTCATGCCCTGTATCCCAACGTAGAAATTTCCATCGACATGGCAGCGACGAATCGTCCGGCGGAAGAGTTGCTGGCGGGCAATCTGGATGTTGCGGTGATGTATTGTCCGCCCGAGCACAAGAATCTGCAGGTAGCGCCGCTGTGCGACGATGAATTGCTGGTCGTGATGTCGCCGAAACACCGGCTGGCGGCGCGACGGCGCATACAGCCCCAGGATCTTGAAGGAGAGACGCTGCTCTGCTATCCGCCGCGGGACGAGAGCACTTTGCTTTTGAAAGTGCTGCAACCGGCCGGCGTCACTCCCGGCCGCATCATGGAGATTCCACTTACGGAAGCGATTGTGGAGATGGTTGCGGCCGGCGCCGGGGTCGCATTCTTGGCGGAATGGTCAGTGGCGCCGCATCTGGAAAGCAAGAAGATTGTCGGCCGGACGCTCGGTGACCTTGGCTTTCACCGATGCTGGTATGCGGTGACTTTGCGCAACCGGCCTGAGGTTGCGTACATGACTGAGTTTCTGAACCTGCTCACTCTCAACGGCGCAAAGTACATGGACAGCATGCACGTGAGTGCGGCTGCCTTATAG